One part of the Bdellovibrio sp. KM01 genome encodes these proteins:
- the ftsY gene encoding signal recognition particle-docking protein FtsY has product MSPGHEQQIEVLFGLAAVLFTVIFGAIFFSFWKRVRSEQKAEAKTEVLTHEVKREMPTMAVEEPVLAHLDSTGQVVSDLPAVDLADALRKTEENLFGRIRSLFKSGDANQHLDDIEEILYTSDLGPVTVQRLMGALHEKLSRKERADYDTVRDSLKEEIKNIFAASHSAAPTTGILSKIQFATSGPTVLMIVGVNGAGKTTSIGKISAQLAAEGKKVLVAAGDTFRAAAGGQLKVWTDRAQVEIYSPEGVTDPSAVAFDAVAKGKAQNYDVVIVDTAGRLHTQANLMEEIKKMKRVMTKVIPEAPHETLIVLDANSGQNALMQAKEFHKSLELTGAVLTKMDGTAKGGVAVGLAQELQIPIKLIGVGERIQDLRTFSAQEFVDSLFQAHV; this is encoded by the coding sequence ATGTCACCAGGACATGAACAACAAATTGAAGTTCTCTTCGGCCTCGCCGCCGTTCTTTTTACGGTCATCTTTGGAGCGATTTTCTTTAGTTTCTGGAAGCGCGTGCGTTCCGAACAAAAAGCCGAAGCAAAAACTGAGGTTCTTACTCACGAAGTAAAACGTGAAATGCCGACGATGGCAGTTGAAGAACCCGTTCTGGCTCATTTGGATTCCACAGGTCAGGTTGTTTCTGATTTGCCAGCTGTTGATCTGGCGGATGCTCTTAGAAAAACCGAAGAAAATCTTTTTGGTCGTATTCGCAGTCTGTTCAAATCAGGTGATGCGAATCAACACTTGGATGATATCGAAGAAATTCTTTATACCAGCGATCTGGGCCCCGTGACGGTTCAACGTTTGATGGGCGCTTTGCATGAAAAACTTTCCCGCAAAGAACGCGCGGACTACGACACTGTCCGTGATTCTCTGAAAGAAGAGATCAAAAACATTTTTGCCGCTTCTCATTCAGCGGCCCCGACGACAGGCATCTTGTCTAAGATTCAATTCGCAACCAGTGGTCCAACGGTTTTAATGATCGTGGGTGTGAATGGTGCGGGTAAAACGACTTCTATCGGTAAAATCTCGGCGCAATTGGCGGCAGAGGGAAAAAAAGTTTTGGTGGCTGCGGGCGATACATTTCGTGCAGCAGCAGGTGGTCAGTTGAAAGTTTGGACAGACCGTGCGCAAGTGGAAATCTACTCCCCAGAGGGTGTGACAGATCCAAGTGCGGTGGCCTTCGATGCGGTTGCCAAAGGGAAAGCGCAAAACTATGACGTTGTGATCGTGGATACGGCAGGTCGTTTGCACACTCAAGCCAACCTGATGGAAGAGATCAAAAAAATGAAACGTGTGATGACGAAGGTTATTCCTGAGGCACCTCACGAGACATTGATCGTTCTGGATGCGAACTCGGGCCAAAATGCATTGATGCAAGCCAAAGAATTCCATAAATCATTGGAATTGACTGGTGCTGTCCTGACGAAAATGGATGGCACGGCAAAAGGGGGCGTGGCTGTTGGCCTTGCTCAAGAATTGCAAATTCCAATTAAGTTGATTGGTGTCGGCGAGCGTATTCAGGATTTACGCACGTTCTCGGCACAAGAGTTCGTGGACTCTTTATTCCAAGCCCACGTCTGA
- a CDS encoding murein L,D-transpeptidase: protein MKMKDFISSNEVLLIIIGIFLLFPLFSNAQALVPDAQSSQMTRLIQDAVSNPASANFQILLNTDKLKQFYTDGSDSFHPYWIDQSTMQPNSKALVLRKILEAAPSHGLWDVYWNHAWDPVFDGRGGASVQDMADMEVKLSEAYLKYAHHIYIGRFDPRKFDSNIEMAPVQMKDFMLRLKKVAREPKWNLAEETDKLNPSIPEYRHLKLALANLRNLADKSWNKITPAGAELALGVQNPKVVEVKRRLAQLGYRIQNIQSPEFDADLDKNLKSFQLNSGLKVDGKIGANFSKVLNHLNVPLEQRIKQIELNMERYRWIPRKMDTRYIFVNVAMTKFNLRDDSLWSEKENKWAPEAVKLQFRTINGRDVRKTPLMIRKISRVEFNPTWTVPSSIAIKDKLPILQKDPTYLDKHKMFLAEAVKVEGKTKWIPVQNPDWTKITEADMQSSRYIIVQKQGYDNALGVVKFPLDGNSFSIYLHDTNERDLFNDENRHASSGCVRLQRPLDLAAYLLKDKPGYSMDEILKIVPSTTEPESRPTKVVSLAKPITVYLHYLTVFAKSNGEVGFADDDYGQDPILLEALNSPANNSSF from the coding sequence ATGAAAATGAAAGACTTTATCAGCAGTAACGAAGTCCTACTGATCATCATCGGCATTTTTTTGCTGTTTCCGTTGTTCAGTAATGCACAAGCGCTGGTGCCTGACGCTCAATCCTCACAGATGACCAGATTGATTCAGGATGCTGTCAGCAATCCGGCATCGGCGAATTTCCAAATCCTGCTAAACACGGACAAATTAAAGCAGTTCTACACGGACGGAAGCGATTCCTTCCACCCATATTGGATCGATCAAAGTACAATGCAACCGAATAGCAAAGCATTGGTTCTAAGAAAAATCCTGGAAGCTGCTCCAAGCCACGGTCTTTGGGATGTTTACTGGAATCACGCTTGGGATCCGGTGTTTGATGGTCGAGGCGGGGCCTCTGTTCAAGACATGGCAGATATGGAAGTTAAACTTTCTGAGGCCTATTTAAAGTATGCACATCACATTTACATCGGTCGCTTTGATCCAAGAAAATTCGATTCAAACATCGAGATGGCTCCTGTGCAAATGAAAGACTTCATGCTTCGTCTTAAGAAAGTTGCCAGAGAACCAAAATGGAATCTGGCTGAAGAGACAGATAAGCTGAATCCTTCGATTCCTGAATATCGCCATTTGAAACTGGCGTTGGCAAACCTTCGCAATCTTGCTGATAAATCCTGGAATAAAATTACGCCAGCAGGGGCGGAACTGGCTTTGGGAGTGCAAAATCCTAAAGTTGTAGAGGTAAAAAGAAGACTGGCTCAGTTGGGTTATCGCATTCAGAACATTCAAAGCCCTGAGTTCGATGCGGATTTAGATAAAAATCTGAAATCGTTTCAATTGAACAGCGGTTTAAAAGTCGACGGAAAAATTGGCGCTAACTTTTCTAAGGTATTAAATCATTTAAATGTGCCACTGGAACAAAGAATCAAGCAGATCGAGCTAAACATGGAAAGATACCGTTGGATTCCGCGTAAAATGGATACACGTTATATTTTCGTGAATGTCGCCATGACAAAATTCAACCTGCGTGATGATAGTCTTTGGTCAGAAAAAGAAAACAAATGGGCTCCGGAAGCAGTAAAATTGCAATTCAGAACCATCAATGGCCGCGACGTCAGAAAAACTCCGTTGATGATCCGCAAAATCTCTCGTGTCGAGTTTAATCCGACATGGACTGTTCCGTCTTCGATCGCTATCAAAGATAAGCTTCCAATCCTTCAAAAGGATCCGACTTATTTGGATAAACACAAAATGTTCCTGGCCGAAGCCGTTAAAGTTGAAGGCAAAACAAAATGGATCCCAGTGCAAAACCCTGATTGGACGAAAATTACGGAAGCAGACATGCAGAGCTCCCGTTATATTATCGTGCAAAAACAAGGTTATGATAATGCCTTGGGTGTCGTTAAATTCCCACTTGATGGAAACAGTTTTAGCATCTATCTGCACGATACAAATGAAAGAGATCTGTTCAATGATGAGAACCGTCACGCGAGTTCCGGTTGCGTGAGACTGCAAAGACCCTTGGATCTTGCAGCGTATTTACTAAAAGATAAGCCAGGATACTCCATGGACGAAATTCTGAAAATCGTGCCGTCAACGACGGAGCCGGAATCTCGTCCAACGAAAGTCGTTTCACTTGCGAAGCCGATTACGGTGTATTTGCACTATCTGACTGTTTTCGCAAAGAGTAACGGAGAAGTGGGTTTCGCTGATGATGACTACGGTCAGGACCCCATCTTGCTTGAGGCCTTAAATAGTCCAGCCAACAACTCCAGTTTCTAA
- a CDS encoding HNH endonuclease, which yields MNLKFLNKIELDERMKTLAQRERDLLHDVLLTIKEIDSRKTYLELGFGSLFDYLVKGVGYSEGSAQRRIDAARLIREIPAVADKIQSGELKLNQISLVQKAAREIFKNQSVKVTAEQKLQVFEDLCGKSHSESQFQVAAFFELPVVQSAQQKVQADESVRVEFTLSKESFEKIKRAQELLSHSLNTQDLGQFLEYLSEKVIRQKTGLNNQNRTSSTPGNISFVGIETFVNSSNTTTTNISVTEIDDSASLSSADAISTATVAARKTPALKNVKQLKNQQQCCQYIDPGTGRRCESKWLPQVDHKQSRWAGGNHQLENLQILCAGHNRLKYRIENGVKYSS from the coding sequence ATGAATTTGAAATTTCTTAATAAGATTGAACTAGATGAAAGAATGAAAACTTTGGCTCAGCGCGAGCGGGATCTTTTGCACGATGTACTTTTGACGATTAAAGAAATTGATTCGCGCAAAACTTATTTGGAGCTGGGATTTGGCAGCCTTTTCGACTATCTGGTTAAGGGCGTTGGCTATTCTGAAGGAAGTGCGCAACGTCGCATCGATGCGGCCCGCTTGATTCGCGAAATTCCTGCGGTTGCTGATAAGATTCAAAGTGGTGAATTGAAACTTAATCAAATTTCCTTGGTGCAAAAGGCTGCTCGCGAAATTTTTAAAAATCAATCCGTCAAAGTCACTGCAGAACAGAAACTTCAGGTATTTGAAGATCTTTGTGGCAAGAGTCATTCGGAATCTCAATTTCAAGTGGCAGCATTTTTCGAATTGCCTGTGGTGCAGTCTGCTCAACAAAAAGTTCAGGCTGATGAAAGTGTTCGAGTTGAGTTCACTCTCTCGAAAGAATCATTTGAAAAGATCAAACGTGCTCAGGAGCTTTTGTCCCACTCCCTCAATACTCAGGATTTGGGTCAGTTTTTGGAATACCTTTCGGAAAAGGTCATCCGTCAAAAAACTGGGCTTAATAACCAAAACCGAACAAGCTCTACGCCTGGCAATATTTCATTTGTTGGAATTGAAACATTTGTCAATTCTTCGAACACCACAACAACTAATATTTCAGTTACTGAAATTGATGATTCTGCTTCACTCAGTTCGGCTGATGCCATTTCTACCGCCACCGTGGCGGCAAGAAAGACACCGGCACTTAAGAATGTAAAGCAATTAAAGAATCAGCAACAGTGCTGCCAATATATTGATCCTGGTACGGGTCGTCGTTGCGAAAGCAAATGGCTACCACAAGTCGATCACAAGCAAAGTCGTTGGGCTGGAGGCAATCATCAGTTGGAGAATTTGCAGATACTTTGCGCTGGTCACAATAGACTCAAATACAGAATAGAGAATGGCGTCAAATATTCGTCATAG
- a CDS encoding NAD(P)H-binding protein, producing MTGATGLVGNELLLLLGSIEHVGHVTVLTRRPLGRFPAKIENIVLDFDKLATSATSLKAHTFICCLGTTIKVAGSQEAFRKVDYDYVIEFAKIAEKAQAQKFMVVSAMGANAESSVFYNRVKGEMERDLRKLKIPQIEIFRPSLLLGDRKEHRTGEVLAQKFSPVMNALMIGPLKKYKAIAAKDVAKAMALAALNFNQGQFIYESDEIQRMSDSIKSDVGLE from the coding sequence ATGACAGGCGCAACGGGGCTCGTAGGTAACGAGCTCCTTTTGCTTTTGGGGAGCATTGAACACGTAGGGCATGTCACAGTTCTGACTCGTAGGCCCTTGGGTCGCTTCCCGGCCAAGATTGAAAACATCGTTTTAGACTTTGATAAGCTCGCAACCTCTGCCACATCACTTAAGGCACACACATTCATTTGCTGTCTGGGAACCACCATTAAAGTGGCGGGCTCGCAGGAAGCCTTCCGCAAAGTGGATTATGATTATGTGATAGAGTTCGCTAAAATCGCCGAGAAGGCCCAAGCGCAAAAGTTCATGGTGGTCTCTGCTATGGGAGCGAACGCTGAATCTTCCGTGTTTTACAACCGCGTAAAGGGCGAAATGGAGCGCGATCTTCGTAAGCTCAAGATCCCACAGATTGAAATCTTCCGCCCCTCCCTGCTGTTGGGAGATCGCAAAGAACACCGTACCGGCGAAGTGCTCGCTCAAAAATTCAGTCCGGTGATGAACGCTTTGATGATCGGGCCGCTTAAAAAGTACAAAGCCATTGCTGCAAAAGATGTTGCGAAGGCAATGGCTCTGGCGGCTTTGAATTTTAATCAGGGACAATTTATTTACGAGTCTGACGAAATTCAAAGAATGTCAGACTCGATCAAATCAGACGTGGGCTTGGAATAA
- a CDS encoding L,D-transpeptidase gives MMKFLGKNRVNTAICMLVATLTLNVFTASESFAQAQIMAVAKNQLVVGKTYFIAADNLNLRSSNNTSSSDNIVGQLSMNDEVVLVNALGEGTPLVQIKLVKSKSVPTNIAPQLFVSKDYLSDKVYEAPVLKYFVIQNVATEKTRVYERCVTYPGCPHKLVMETDMVVGRNEEGTKSDRYAYMTWLGHSRISSWVKFYSDGMQTYPSWYTAGQDLKSIPKPISSNSSRVIGSRKWLTKQNGKDTVYGAFGWYAAKLSPSDDVNGVNSQWMHGTIGWGVDGSDAIDITRGFFMNMFSNPGSHGCTRLENRAIAYLREILPVGTDIYRVYARESTRERQTILSDDTVIPLSRYKEAYNNPVRWDYILLTDGAQKSGGLSADATNIITKNIPVIQGQNFIEQGNYMVDRYPTAAQLNYKNSASSGKSGDRYRIDAGKSKEPTNFRGYFLVDEGRFIDYQHPDARAVKGKVKVSGLLDFRTSVPENLKATGYHFPPNIIY, from the coding sequence ATGATGAAGTTTCTTGGTAAAAATCGTGTGAACACAGCAATCTGCATGCTAGTTGCCACTTTGACACTGAATGTATTTACAGCTTCTGAATCTTTCGCCCAGGCGCAAATCATGGCTGTGGCGAAAAACCAATTGGTGGTTGGAAAAACTTATTTCATCGCTGCTGATAACTTGAATCTTCGGAGCTCCAACAACACATCGTCTTCGGATAATATCGTGGGTCAACTTTCCATGAATGACGAAGTCGTTTTGGTAAATGCCTTGGGCGAAGGCACTCCCCTGGTTCAGATCAAATTGGTCAAATCGAAATCTGTTCCAACGAACATCGCGCCTCAATTATTTGTTTCTAAAGACTACTTGTCTGACAAAGTTTATGAAGCTCCTGTTTTGAAATACTTTGTTATTCAAAACGTAGCGACAGAGAAAACTCGCGTTTACGAGCGTTGTGTAACTTACCCAGGCTGCCCTCACAAACTTGTGATGGAAACTGACATGGTCGTGGGCCGTAACGAAGAGGGTACAAAATCAGATCGCTATGCCTACATGACTTGGTTGGGCCACTCTCGCATCTCTTCATGGGTTAAATTCTATTCAGATGGAATGCAAACTTACCCAAGCTGGTACACTGCGGGTCAGGATCTTAAATCGATCCCTAAACCAATCTCTTCCAACTCTTCTCGCGTGATCGGTTCTCGCAAATGGTTGACTAAGCAAAATGGCAAAGACACAGTTTACGGTGCTTTCGGTTGGTACGCGGCGAAGCTTTCACCTTCTGACGATGTGAACGGTGTTAACAGCCAATGGATGCACGGAACTATCGGTTGGGGCGTGGATGGTTCTGACGCTATCGACATCACTCGTGGTTTCTTCATGAATATGTTCTCAAACCCGGGCTCTCACGGTTGCACTCGCTTGGAAAACCGCGCGATCGCTTACCTTCGTGAGATCTTGCCAGTGGGCACCGACATTTACCGTGTTTACGCTCGTGAATCGACTCGCGAGCGCCAAACAATCCTTTCGGACGACACTGTGATTCCTTTGAGCCGCTATAAAGAGGCTTACAACAATCCAGTACGTTGGGATTACATCCTATTGACTGATGGAGCACAAAAATCCGGCGGTTTGAGTGCGGATGCGACAAACATCATCACAAAAAACATCCCTGTAATCCAAGGTCAAAACTTCATTGAGCAAGGTAACTACATGGTGGACCGTTATCCAACGGCAGCTCAGTTGAACTATAAAAATTCAGCTAGCTCTGGTAAATCTGGTGACCGTTACCGCATTGACGCTGGTAAATCCAAAGAACCAACAAACTTCCGTGGATACTTCCTGGTGGATGAGGGTCGTTTCATCGACTATCAACATCCAGATGCAAGAGCCGTTAAAGGCAAAGTTAAAGTCAGCGGTCTTCTTGATTTCAGAACTTCTGTTCCTGAAAACTTGAAAGCAACTGGCTACCACTTCCCACCAAACATCATCTACTAG